One region of Epilithonimonas zeae genomic DNA includes:
- a CDS encoding M28 family metallopeptidase, translating into MKNIKLYGFFIGAALLTSCASSKNFGYEGKGFKDAYNSITAEELKTNLYVIAGDDMEGRDTGSAGQKKAGVYMIEQYKKNGIGFPAALGSYYQKVPSEAMKKYGETLPDSENIMAYIEGSEKPNEVIVVSAHYDHVGMKKGEVYNGADDDGSGTVAVMEIAQAFQEAKKKGYGPKRSILFLHVTGEEHGLFGSEYYSDHPVFPLANTVADLNIDMIGRDDPENRGKQYVYVIGSEMLSTELKKINEEANKKSVNLELNYKYDDPKDPQRLYYRSDHYNFAKHNIPVAFFFDGIHEDYHKPTDTPDKIDYPLLQKRTQLVFTTAWELANRPDRIVVDGKNTR; encoded by the coding sequence ATGAAAAATATAAAACTATACGGATTTTTTATTGGAGCAGCGCTTTTGACAAGTTGTGCGTCGAGTAAAAATTTCGGTTATGAAGGAAAGGGTTTCAAAGATGCCTATAATAGTATTACTGCAGAGGAACTGAAAACCAATCTTTATGTGATTGCCGGTGACGATATGGAAGGTAGAGATACCGGAAGCGCAGGGCAGAAAAAAGCCGGCGTTTATATGATTGAGCAATACAAGAAAAATGGTATTGGTTTCCCGGCGGCATTAGGTTCTTATTATCAAAAAGTACCTTCTGAAGCTATGAAAAAATATGGTGAAACTCTGCCAGATTCTGAAAATATAATGGCTTATATAGAAGGTTCTGAGAAACCAAATGAAGTAATTGTAGTTTCTGCTCATTACGATCACGTAGGAATGAAAAAAGGTGAAGTTTACAACGGTGCAGATGACGACGGAAGTGGAACTGTGGCTGTAATGGAGATTGCTCAAGCTTTTCAGGAGGCTAAGAAAAAAGGTTACGGACCAAAGCGTTCGATTCTTTTTCTACACGTAACTGGCGAGGAGCACGGACTTTTTGGCTCAGAATATTATTCTGATCATCCGGTTTTTCCTTTGGCTAATACTGTTGCAGACCTTAATATCGATATGATTGGAAGAGATGATCCAGAAAACAGAGGTAAGCAATATGTTTATGTTATTGGATCTGAAATGTTGAGCACAGAATTGAAAAAAATCAATGAAGAGGCTAACAAAAAATCTGTAAATCTGGAACTGAATTATAAATATGATGATCCAAAAGATCCACAAAGATTATACTACAGATCAGATCATTACAACTTTGCAAAGCATAATATTCCGGTTGCTTTTTTCTTTGACGGAATCCACGAAGATTATCACAAACCGACAGATACGCCTGACAAAATTGATTATCCATTATTGCAAAAAAGAACCCAATTGGTTTTTACTACTGCTTGGGAATTGGCAAACAGACCAGACAGAATCGTAGTTGACGGAAAGAATACAAGATAA
- a CDS encoding NUDIX hydrolase, with product MTETNKNKQNLRELIDTKDFVEHVSVDCVIFGFHKDTLKVLLLKYHDLDLWAVPGGFIFNDENLNDAAARTLYERTHLSDVYMEQFYTFGDIKRTENNTHQKLLENKNIKVDTNHWIYQRFISVGYYALIDYTLTYTFPDSFNEVCQWFDIDEIPNLAFDHKEMIEKGLLYLRKNIDYQVMGSNLLPDKFTMKELQNLYESILGEPLRRNNFQRKILSMNILERLEKHYSGSANKAPYLYRFLDNPEVKNNDFGN from the coding sequence ATGACCGAAACCAACAAGAATAAACAGAATTTAAGGGAGCTTATAGACACAAAAGACTTCGTGGAACACGTGTCTGTAGATTGTGTCATTTTCGGATTTCATAAGGATACACTTAAGGTTTTGTTATTAAAATATCATGATTTGGATCTTTGGGCAGTTCCCGGAGGATTTATTTTCAATGATGAAAATCTGAATGACGCTGCTGCCAGAACTTTGTACGAGAGAACACATCTTTCGGATGTTTATATGGAGCAATTCTACACTTTTGGTGATATCAAGAGGACAGAAAACAATACACACCAAAAACTTTTAGAAAACAAAAATATCAAGGTTGATACCAATCATTGGATTTATCAGCGTTTCATTTCTGTAGGCTATTATGCTTTGATTGACTATACTTTGACCTACACTTTCCCAGATTCTTTCAATGAGGTTTGCCAATGGTTTGATATTGATGAAATCCCGAATCTCGCTTTTGACCACAAAGAAATGATTGAAAAAGGTCTTCTTTATCTCAGAAAAAATATTGATTATCAGGTGATGGGAAGTAATCTTTTGCCTGATAAATTCACGATGAAAGAACTTCAAAATCTTTATGAATCTATCTTAGGAGAACCACTCAGAAGGAATAATTTCCAAAGAAAAATATTGAGTATGAATATCTTGGAAAGACTTGAAAAGCATTATAGTGGTTCAGCAAACAAGGCGCCTTATCTCTATAGATTTTTAGATAATCCTGAAGTCAAGAATAATGATTTTGGTAATTAA
- a CDS encoding MFS transporter produces MLSFLIFSMLLNSMGVIILQLSEKISYKGLGVLESFKDIPMAVVSLFCVNLIAKTGNKNALIFSLIFILTSCIALPLVDAFWFFKIWLSIVGVSFALAKISVFSIIKNNFQDKQLASAISSVDASFMIGIFFVNIGFGSLLTSSFSEYWKFGFWVIAVLSIINILMLKPLKIDEVKISDTEKKSGEWKFFLNPKIIYFFIIVFFMVFVEQSFNSWLPSFFRNNLKLNSYFALQASAFLALFSFFGRLINSRLILRLHWFKLVLICLLMVFTILSICQIIISNFYLDYKFLLIFLMPLIGLFLAPLFPLYNAEVLNKVPKEKTHLLISIVMICSSLGSSVGSLYMAGVFHKNLSNFYPIFILFPLLIIFGLTFFLNKTTITYDRNQQE; encoded by the coding sequence ATGTTGAGCTTTTTAATTTTCTCTATGTTGCTTAACAGCATGGGAGTAATTATTCTGCAACTTTCGGAGAAAATATCATACAAAGGTTTGGGTGTTTTGGAGTCGTTTAAAGATATTCCGATGGCGGTTGTTTCGTTGTTTTGTGTTAATCTGATTGCTAAAACAGGAAATAAAAATGCTCTTATTTTTTCATTGATTTTTATTCTTACAAGCTGTATTGCGCTTCCTCTTGTAGATGCTTTTTGGTTTTTCAAGATTTGGCTCAGTATTGTTGGGGTAAGTTTTGCTTTGGCTAAAATCTCTGTTTTCAGTATTATCAAAAATAATTTCCAGGATAAACAGTTGGCGAGTGCAATAAGTAGTGTGGATGCATCTTTTATGATTGGGATTTTTTTTGTCAATATTGGTTTCGGAAGTCTGTTAACTAGTTCTTTTTCCGAATATTGGAAATTCGGATTTTGGGTAATTGCAGTTTTAAGTATTATTAATATTCTGATGCTAAAACCACTAAAAATAGATGAAGTAAAAATTTCTGACACCGAGAAAAAATCTGGAGAATGGAAGTTTTTCCTTAATCCAAAAATTATTTATTTCTTCATCATCGTGTTTTTTATGGTTTTTGTAGAGCAGAGTTTTAATTCCTGGCTGCCTAGTTTTTTTAGAAATAATTTGAAACTCAATTCTTATTTTGCATTGCAGGCTTCAGCATTTTTAGCTTTGTTTTCTTTCTTTGGTAGATTAATTAATAGCAGATTGATTTTAAGATTACATTGGTTCAAACTTGTATTGATTTGTCTTTTAATGGTCTTCACCATTTTATCAATTTGTCAAATCATCATCTCAAATTTTTATTTGGATTACAAATTCCTGCTTATATTCTTAATGCCTTTGATTGGATTATTTCTAGCGCCCTTGTTTCCACTATACAATGCAGAAGTTTTGAATAAAGTTCCAAAGGAAAAAACACACTTGCTAATATCAATCGTAATGATTTGTTCATCCTTGGGAAGTTCAGTCGGTTCTCTGTATATGGCTGGGGTTTTTCATAAAAATCTAAGTAATTTTTATCCAATATTTATTTTATTCCCATTATTAATTATATTTGGTCTCACTTTTTTTCTCAATAAAACAACGATAACCTATGACCGAAACCAACAAGAATAA
- a CDS encoding SusC/RagA family TonB-linked outer membrane protein, with product MNLKYSKCLGLAAVLYFTANYSAQQRVSDTASKEKTIEEVVVIGYGTQKKSNVTGAIASIKASDIENIPAGKPEQVLQGRAAGVNVVSNSGQPGASSSIKVRGITSYNSNNDPLWVVDGIVVDGIGWLSQSDIESIEVLKDGASSAIYGVSAARGVILVTTKKGKAGRLNLSYNGFFGVSNAARKLDLLNATQYATVINEGFANDGSPIRFSNPSSFGLGTDWQDIIFSSADRQNHEISVQGGNEKSTFFGSFGYYDQSGIVMRDISYYKRLTARLNSTHKVTSWLTLGQTFAYTNQKNQGINANGEFGGPLSSAVNLDPITQAVVTDMSTVNSALYSNPNIVRDPNGNPYGISPYVNQEMSNPLAFKYTQLGQQNWSDDFIASVFGEVKFLDNLTLRSSLNGKKAYWGNQGFTPLFYLNPNYSNLVNNSLSRTTQTKFEWSMENTLTYLFKFGDHHFNALIGTGYYDYNIGGGQTVTYTNLPVSNYQDASFNFFTPIENKNVNAWDNVEWNKASYFGRLIYDYQNKYLFTGTFRYDGSSLFGGNKHWGKFPSFSVGWNVDKENFWPENNVVTSLKLRGGYGNLGNDGMDAFKFALYYIPGANYTDGNGNIMPGYYPNALANPNLKWESTRQTNIAADMKLFRDFSLTVDVYNKTSYDILRPVQIPGYVGVTGVSFANAGDMENKGIEVELGYKKTINDFTISFNSNFAYNENKILSLTSGQKFEDRAGFQSMGPIQRIVPGESYNSFYGFQTLGVFQNQAQIDAYVNGSGQKYQSNAKPGDFIWADSNGDGVINDEDKVNLGNSIPKFNFGATLNLNYKNWDLMVFGQGAAGHKVFQGLRRLDILDANYQTKILDRWTGEGSTNDNPRLTRADLNKNYSRLSDWYLQKGDYFRIKLISIGYTLPQSVSENFGASKVRFYVTGENVFTFTKYTGYDPEIAAGDSYGIDRAFYPQARTFMFGANITF from the coding sequence ATGAACTTAAAGTATTCAAAATGTCTTGGGTTAGCCGCTGTACTTTACTTCACAGCCAACTACTCAGCTCAACAACGGGTAAGTGACACTGCTTCTAAAGAAAAAACGATAGAAGAAGTTGTCGTTATCGGTTATGGGACTCAAAAGAAAAGCAATGTGACCGGTGCGATTGCTAGTATTAAAGCTTCTGATATTGAAAACATTCCAGCAGGAAAACCAGAACAAGTGTTACAAGGTAGGGCTGCAGGTGTTAATGTTGTTTCGAATTCTGGCCAACCAGGTGCATCATCATCTATTAAGGTAAGAGGTATTACCAGTTATAATTCTAACAATGATCCACTTTGGGTTGTAGATGGAATTGTGGTAGACGGAATTGGCTGGCTTTCTCAAAGTGATATCGAAAGTATAGAAGTTTTGAAAGATGGAGCTTCTTCAGCAATTTATGGTGTTTCTGCTGCCAGAGGTGTAATATTAGTGACTACAAAAAAGGGAAAAGCAGGAAGACTCAACTTATCATATAATGGATTTTTTGGAGTAAGTAATGCTGCACGAAAATTAGACTTGCTTAATGCTACACAATATGCAACGGTAATCAATGAAGGATTCGCTAATGATGGTAGTCCTATTAGATTTTCTAATCCATCATCATTTGGTTTAGGAACAGATTGGCAGGATATTATTTTCAGTTCTGCTGATAGACAAAATCATGAAATCAGTGTTCAGGGTGGAAACGAAAAATCAACTTTCTTTGGTTCATTCGGTTACTATGATCAATCGGGTATTGTTATGAGAGATATATCTTATTACAAAAGATTAACCGCAAGATTAAACTCCACGCACAAAGTAACCAGTTGGTTAACTTTAGGTCAGACCTTTGCCTACACCAATCAAAAAAATCAAGGTATTAATGCTAATGGTGAGTTTGGAGGGCCTTTAAGCTCCGCAGTAAATCTTGATCCAATTACTCAAGCTGTAGTTACAGATATGTCAACCGTAAATTCAGCACTGTATTCGAATCCTAATATTGTACGTGATCCTAATGGTAACCCTTATGGTATATCTCCGTACGTTAATCAGGAAATGTCCAATCCGTTAGCTTTCAAATATACACAACTTGGTCAGCAGAACTGGTCAGATGACTTTATTGCAAGTGTTTTTGGTGAAGTTAAATTTTTGGATAATTTGACTTTAAGGTCATCTTTAAATGGGAAAAAAGCATATTGGGGCAACCAAGGTTTCACACCATTATTCTATCTAAATCCGAATTATAGCAATCTTGTTAATAATAGTTTAAGCAGAACTACGCAGACAAAATTTGAGTGGAGTATGGAAAATACTTTAACCTATCTATTCAAATTTGGCGATCATCATTTTAATGCGTTAATAGGAACTGGATATTATGATTATAATATAGGCGGTGGCCAAACCGTTACTTATACTAATTTACCAGTCAGTAATTATCAAGATGCTTCTTTTAATTTCTTCACACCTATAGAAAACAAAAATGTTAATGCTTGGGATAATGTAGAATGGAATAAGGCATCATATTTTGGACGATTGATTTATGATTATCAAAACAAATATTTATTTACAGGGACATTCAGATATGATGGTTCATCTCTTTTTGGAGGAAACAAACATTGGGGTAAATTCCCATCATTTTCTGTTGGATGGAATGTTGACAAAGAAAATTTTTGGCCAGAAAATAATGTAGTAACATCACTTAAACTACGTGGTGGTTATGGAAATCTGGGCAATGACGGTATGGACGCATTTAAGTTTGCGCTTTATTATATCCCAGGGGCAAACTATACAGATGGTAATGGTAATATTATGCCAGGTTATTATCCGAACGCTTTAGCAAATCCTAATCTAAAATGGGAAAGTACTAGGCAGACTAATATTGCAGCGGATATGAAATTATTCAGAGATTTTTCTTTGACAGTCGATGTGTATAATAAAACATCTTATGATATTTTGCGACCAGTGCAAATACCTGGATATGTTGGAGTAACAGGCGTATCTTTCGCTAATGCTGGAGATATGGAAAACAAAGGGATTGAGGTAGAGCTTGGATACAAAAAAACAATAAATGATTTCACAATATCGTTTAACAGTAATTTTGCTTATAATGAGAACAAAATTCTTTCATTGACATCTGGTCAAAAATTTGAAGATAGAGCAGGCTTCCAATCAATGGGGCCTATCCAAAGAATAGTTCCTGGAGAATCTTATAACAGTTTTTATGGTTTCCAGACATTAGGTGTTTTCCAAAATCAAGCTCAGATTGATGCTTATGTTAACGGAAGCGGTCAAAAGTATCAATCTAATGCAAAACCAGGAGATTTTATATGGGCAGATTCTAATGGAGATGGCGTAATTAATGATGAAGATAAAGTCAACTTAGGGAATTCAATTCCAAAATTCAATTTTGGAGCAACATTGAATTTAAATTACAAAAACTGGGATTTGATGGTTTTTGGTCAAGGTGCAGCAGGACACAAAGTATTTCAAGGTTTGAGAAGACTAGATATTCTTGATGCTAACTATCAAACCAAAATTCTTGACAGATGGACTGGTGAAGGTTCTACAAATGATAATCCAAGATTAACAAGAGCCGATCTCAATAAAAATTACTCAAGACTTTCAGATTGGTACTTGCAAAAAGGAGATTACTTTAGAATTAAACTAATATCAATTGGTTATACATTACCTCAATCTGTTTCTGAAAACTTTGGTGCTAGTAAAGTAAGATTCTATGTTACCGGAGAAAATGTTTTCACTTTTACAAAATATACAGGTTATGATCCAGAGATTGCTGCCGGTGATTCTTATGGTATTGATAGAGCATTTTATCCACAGGCTAGAACTTTTATGTTTGGTGCTAATATAACTTTCTAA
- a CDS encoding RagB/SusD family nutrient uptake outer membrane protein — MKNKILKISFAAIFLVSMPNLVVSCTDDDLEEKEYKGAFANFFRNEQECFFALVGTYDPLRKYAGGFENMVTFYNAASDDFYAGGGSATDGAGIQGASNWQINQTTMPVSYWRDYYQGIARANEVIKRVPDANMSDAIKSRFIAEAKTLRAIYYFDLLRVFGNIPLILNTFTVTDDFYNVPQVAPAEIYAQIEKDLTDATPNLPMTVGGAERGRLTQGAAKALLGKVYLYEKKNTQAAALLAEVNGTPGSTSQYGYKLVDNYNSLWITDNKFTTESVLEVTHSNKGNSDWSFWGAGNDEGNSINIMTAPRAYTRKTDDAPDVVGGWAFNTVTTDLYNFMQGDPRMSATILNMAMLTAENKASYSPAYMDTGYFLNKYMPTRDEVTDLPGATELNYRQNYILIRLADTYLMEAEALGGTGSRAQALLDAVRARVGLTSVPVSLQAIKDERRKELAGEGHRFFDLVRWGEAASKLSSRGFVAGKNEIMPIPLTELTGTALKQNPHYNN; from the coding sequence ATGAAAAATAAAATATTAAAAATAAGTTTTGCGGCAATCTTTTTAGTAAGTATGCCAAATCTAGTAGTTTCTTGTACGGACGACGATTTAGAAGAAAAAGAATATAAAGGAGCTTTCGCAAACTTTTTCCGCAATGAGCAGGAATGTTTCTTTGCTCTTGTAGGCACCTATGATCCGCTAAGAAAATATGCTGGCGGCTTCGAAAATATGGTGACCTTTTATAATGCCGCATCTGATGACTTCTATGCAGGTGGAGGAAGTGCAACAGATGGTGCTGGAATTCAAGGAGCTTCCAACTGGCAAATTAACCAGACTACAATGCCCGTAAGTTATTGGAGAGATTATTACCAGGGAATTGCAAGAGCTAATGAAGTCATCAAAAGAGTTCCAGATGCAAATATGAGTGACGCAATAAAAAGCCGTTTTATTGCAGAAGCTAAAACTCTTCGTGCCATTTATTACTTTGATTTATTAAGAGTTTTTGGAAATATCCCATTGATATTAAATACATTTACTGTAACTGATGACTTTTATAATGTGCCACAAGTTGCACCAGCTGAAATCTATGCTCAAATAGAAAAAGATCTAACCGATGCGACTCCAAATCTGCCAATGACAGTTGGAGGTGCTGAAAGAGGAAGATTAACACAAGGTGCAGCTAAAGCATTATTAGGTAAAGTATATCTGTATGAAAAGAAAAATACACAAGCAGCAGCTCTATTGGCGGAAGTCAACGGAACACCAGGTAGCACTAGCCAATACGGATACAAACTGGTAGATAACTACAATAGTCTGTGGATTACTGACAACAAGTTTACAACAGAATCTGTATTAGAAGTAACTCATTCCAACAAAGGTAATTCCGATTGGAGCTTCTGGGGAGCAGGAAATGATGAGGGTAATTCAATCAATATTATGACTGCTCCAAGAGCCTACACAAGAAAAACTGATGATGCACCAGATGTTGTAGGTGGATGGGCATTTAATACTGTGACTACAGACCTTTATAACTTTATGCAAGGTGATCCAAGGATGTCTGCAACAATTCTCAATATGGCTATGCTTACAGCGGAAAACAAAGCAAGTTATTCTCCAGCATATATGGACACCGGTTATTTCTTGAATAAATATATGCCAACAAGAGATGAAGTCACAGATCTTCCTGGAGCTACTGAACTTAACTATAGACAAAATTATATTCTTATCAGGTTAGCAGACACATATTTAATGGAAGCCGAAGCTTTAGGAGGAACAGGAAGTAGGGCTCAAGCATTATTGGATGCTGTAAGAGCGAGAGTTGGTTTGACATCTGTTCCTGTAAGTTTACAGGCAATAAAAGACGAAAGAAGAAAAGAGTTAGCTGGAGAAGGTCATAGATTTTTTGACTTAGTAAGATGGGGAGAAGCGGCAAGCAAACTTTCCAGTAGAGGATTCGTTGCTGGTAAAAATGAAATTATGCCAATACCTCTGACTGAACTTACAGGTACAGCATTAAAACAAAACCCACATTATAATAATTAA
- a CDS encoding glycoside hydrolase family 30 protein has protein sequence MYNNKIFPNKLLFCGLTVFSLLFCQSNSVEDSSNPPTDGGDNGNYASANVWLTKADETVKLQKQSDIFFNNATNNYQTLDVDASQKYQTIDGFGYTLTGGSVEVINQLSASKKEELLQEFFSNKDNSIGVSYIRLSIGASDLNSSVFSYDDMPAGQTDMSLANFSLSKDQALIDMLKKILTINPNIKIMAAPWSPPVWMKDNGSSIGGSLKPEYYGVYAQYFVKYIQGMKAQGITVDAITPQNEPLHPGNNPSLLMTAPQQATFIKNNLGPAFQAANIKTKIVLYDHNCDKPDYPLEILADADAAKYVDGSAFHLYAGNISVLSNVHLAQPTKNLYFTEQWTGSTSSFSDDLMWHSKNVIIGSMRNWSKIALEWNLANDPQFNPHTDGGCTQCKGAITVNSSENLTKNVAYYIIAHASKFVPQNSQRIASTQPGNLSSVAFTRPDGKTTLIVLNEGNATENFNIKMNGKSAATSLPARAVATYVF, from the coding sequence ATGTATAATAATAAGATTTTTCCGAATAAATTACTGTTCTGCGGATTGACAGTTTTTTCATTACTTTTTTGTCAAAGCAATAGTGTAGAAGATTCTTCAAATCCTCCGACTGATGGTGGAGATAATGGTAATTATGCTTCAGCAAATGTCTGGCTTACAAAAGCAGACGAAACAGTAAAACTTCAAAAACAAAGTGATATTTTCTTCAATAACGCAACCAATAACTATCAAACTCTTGATGTTGATGCTTCGCAAAAATATCAGACAATTGATGGTTTTGGATATACGTTGACTGGTGGAAGTGTTGAAGTTATTAATCAATTATCAGCTTCAAAAAAAGAGGAATTATTACAGGAATTCTTCTCTAATAAAGATAATTCTATTGGCGTAAGTTATATAAGATTAAGTATTGGCGCATCGGATTTGAACAGCAGCGTTTTTTCTTATGATGATATGCCTGCAGGACAAACAGATATGTCTTTAGCTAATTTTTCTTTATCAAAAGACCAGGCTCTTATTGATATGCTAAAGAAAATATTAACCATCAATCCCAACATCAAAATTATGGCAGCGCCTTGGTCACCACCAGTTTGGATGAAGGATAACGGAAGTTCAATAGGAGGTAGTTTGAAACCAGAATATTATGGCGTTTATGCGCAGTATTTTGTGAAATATATTCAGGGAATGAAAGCGCAGGGAATCACTGTCGATGCAATTACACCACAAAATGAACCTTTGCATCCCGGGAATAATCCAAGTCTGTTGATGACTGCTCCTCAACAAGCAACTTTTATCAAAAATAATTTAGGACCGGCATTTCAGGCAGCCAATATCAAAACAAAGATTGTTCTTTATGATCACAACTGCGATAAGCCAGATTATCCATTGGAAATTTTAGCTGATGCAGATGCGGCGAAATATGTGGATGGTTCAGCTTTTCATTTGTATGCTGGAAATATCTCAGTTTTGAGTAATGTTCATTTGGCTCAACCAACTAAAAATCTTTATTTTACGGAGCAATGGACAGGTTCTACATCGTCTTTTTCAGATGATTTGATGTGGCATTCTAAGAATGTGATTATCGGTTCTATGAGAAACTGGAGCAAAATCGCATTGGAATGGAATCTTGCCAATGACCCACAGTTCAATCCACATACAGATGGCGGTTGTACACAATGTAAAGGTGCAATTACCGTGAACTCAAGCGAAAATTTGACTAAGAATGTGGCATATTATATCATTGCACACGCTTCGAAATTTGTTCCTCAGAATTCTCAAAGAATTGCTTCTACGCAACCAGGAAATCTAAGCTCTGTTGCTTTTACAAGACCTGATGGAAAAACAACTTTAATTGTTCTGAATGAAGGAAATGCAACGGAGAATTTCAACATCAAAATGAATGGCAAATCTGCAGCCACTTCTTTACCGGCAAGAGCTGTAGCCACTTATGTATTCTAA
- a CDS encoding family 16 glycosylhydrolase, which yields MMNSKTFKIVSAFILISVLNISCSTQKSSDKGKLVFQDEFSYKGLPDSSKWEFEVGGDGFGNNELQYYTKDRTENARVENGNLIIEAKKEKWEKNDYTSAKLITKNTFPFQYGTIEVRAKLPKGKGTWPAIWMLSQNIKEWPDDGEIDIMEHVGYNEGFVHGSVHTKKYNHIINTQKTDTIIIKDVAENFHVYRADWSPDKIEMFVDDKKYFTYIKTENDYEAWPFDQPFYLILNQAVGGNWGGKEGVDSTIYPQKFWIDYVRIYKK from the coding sequence ATGATGAATTCCAAAACATTTAAAATAGTATCAGCATTCATATTAATTTCTGTATTGAATATTTCCTGTTCGACTCAAAAAAGCTCGGATAAAGGAAAACTTGTTTTTCAGGATGAATTCAGTTATAAAGGATTACCGGATTCATCAAAATGGGAATTCGAAGTGGGGGGCGATGGTTTTGGGAATAATGAACTTCAGTATTATACTAAGGACAGAACAGAAAATGCAAGGGTAGAAAACGGGAATCTCATTATCGAAGCCAAAAAAGAAAAATGGGAGAAAAACGATTATACATCGGCAAAACTAATTACCAAAAATACATTTCCATTCCAATATGGAACGATTGAAGTACGAGCAAAATTACCCAAAGGTAAAGGAACTTGGCCTGCAATCTGGATGCTGAGCCAGAATATAAAAGAATGGCCGGATGATGGTGAAATCGATATTATGGAACACGTGGGGTATAACGAAGGTTTTGTTCACGGTTCTGTTCATACAAAAAAATACAATCATATCATCAATACTCAAAAAACGGATACAATTATCATCAAAGATGTGGCAGAAAATTTCCACGTTTACAGAGCTGATTGGTCACCGGATAAAATCGAAATGTTTGTAGATGATAAAAAATATTTTACATATATCAAAACTGAAAACGATTACGAAGCTTGGCCCTTTGACCAACCATTTTATTTGATTCTAAATCAGGCAGTAGGAGGGAATTGGGGTGGAAAAGAAGGTGTAGATTCTACCATTTATCCTCAGAAATTCTGGATAGATTATGTTAGAATTTATAAAAAATAA